One stretch of Toxoplasma gondii ME49 chromosome XI, whole genome shotgun sequence DNA includes these proteins:
- a CDS encoding hypothetical protein (encoded by transcript TGME49_311765~Predicted trans-membrane domain (TMHMM2.0):1147-1170) produces MFSCLIMRDKQCPDLPAASRKAGTRHSHHVLGRGAVEPLPAPVGGLFRSARVVSGPIPVTRKLRTNPVINESPKLLIFKAFEYFVEPKSTPKCGSHDSRLTLAQRCLYPRTRRAQCRCEDSESGQRQEARFSSVLSICLATRLIIWCFFLVCVVSASDLPPSSSASHRRGLERRDVKGNLHSDEKRFPGSKKVDVVPGAPPSSGSEGHQQLAPEASDVSGEGARERVQNESSRDIPSSIGTPGPSEGADGVSLDGTNLPKDALLSTKNGSAAAGVSAVDTSGTPAQTHGSVISSSDLGRDQEGIFWQQGEETSETNNGSPLAGSDVEVGPSSREATGSGPAFAGNKEETGPPLEDRKGPGESGQTRLDAVDSSSSTLPHGQEKNVTGDVAASGGLSRDESGGSSGLSRGGRFSRYAGDLVLKRSASLDGETKGEWRPVRHEGKGTGLPPYAGSGGNDHHDSPPSDTGAAALFAPALYRRMCLKVLVHDESARLFAVLLLHHLEWPTFTKYRLGTAMFINNLRRKASSFDEHRDPQYAFLDWCPLHKIATRGLSYLRTRVHRRSDLRMIKRELMTSSREFSYSLRHLPAVRKQVSSRTGLFQALLVTWDLFATSIVKFKLFEVEDPSALTTLGQQSRYFMDLAKHVLDLWFSERAFFVPLMWAYGSFAPVVNDAPFRRPQQSTSILLMDGMRDYLFGERPHHQMGAGMLYTSRQLDALRWLENHVKDAVYHKLRKALRRFQGFPMVSSSSTLFDRERRSPFVSENVPFVDHFPALFRDKRLPTVQVTGYFLRGERGDEVKAGVFGDNIADERMEELMAGLPAHSALLQLTMVDAWAWTRCDDYEDASHGDGGAHRNHTALTGQSWAPCPKGSQDFAVPLGRYLPVSTASQLLNIELRWDPSLLNAAGRTVILLNDIVDLDSASVQSAEADPATDLDIHAVLLLPVQDFTSTEDVRRDVVRLVSCHTPCHLYAKSSQPSGILDPSRVKILGTARWVGSDQPRLLLGEFGRGISSQGVQGSLDLLEKGHILVHISITGVARAPRKPEDATSDKSPQAAAAADGASPGSANGQGNGKSTPRDRHGVSGGGGEAGLGAHPATGWGITAKEAFRRLMRRTHGGPARVVYIQLSAEELRKAKVDKKKQRRGGRIPWVAVAISNMCVVFFFLIIFMYLQWRRHVDLPWWLKCVCTSAAPWVEEDDSSEAADSDNPVESCDTCEDSSSEDDRSYSSAVDPDGFAKYRRERSASIGSCGLAGSDLSRASRYPTAASVPRKGGSGPYDSYFQSPLSLAPFVTELSSTSAALRDFSGNVGMPLGTWSGSAYRSPLCMLYRTQLPHLEWAMRERGSAHASFPRLPSTSLYARGGYGGRHMSTEFWWPSWNKAVRSNTAGGKIEGGRRPANTFPGTLEDGDETDDAGTPEQVENDLCSGAGEERLEKERAEKVKDEEGEKVETEEMEEKHGTAEGCDYELVVRFVDSRERRSSWV; encoded by the exons ATGTTTTCTTGTTTGATTATGCGAGACAAACAGTGCCCAGATCTTCCGGCTGCGAGCCGGAAAGCGGGGACTCGTCATTCGCATCATGTTCTGGGAAGGGGGGCGGTAGAACCGCTACCCGCCCCCGTCGGTGGATTGTTTCGGTCCGCACGCGTTGTTTCGGGGCCAATCCCGGTCACGAGAAAGTTGCGTACTAACCCTGTGATCAACGAGTCCCCCAAGCTCCTTATTTTTAAAGCCTTTGAGTACTTCGTGGAACCAAAGTCGACACCTAAGTGTGGGTCGCATGACTCGAGACTGACACTAGCGCAGCGCTGTCTGTACCCCAGGACAAGGCGTGCGCAATGCAGATGCGAAGACAGCGAGTCGGGTCAGCGGCAAGAAGCGAGATTTTCTTCAGTGTTATCGATTTGCCTTGCCACTCGGCTTATTATTTGGTGCTTCTTCTTAGTCTGTGTTGTCTCGGCATCCGACTTGCCACCGTCCTCATCGGCATCGCATCGGCGGGGACTAGAGAGGCGTGATGTCAAGGGTAATCTACATTCAGATGAGAAGCGTTTTCCAGGATCCAAAAAAGTGGATGTTGTTCCCGGcgctccgccttcttccggCTCCGAAGGACACCAGCAACTAGCACCAGAAGCTTCAGACGTTTCCGGGGAGGGGGCGCGAGAGCGTGTACAGAACGAAAGTTCCAGAGATATTCCGTCATCCATTGGTACGCCTGGTCCTTCAGAGGGAGCCGATGGAGTTTCCTTGGATGGCACGAATCTTCCAAAGGATGCACTGCTGAGCACGAAGAACGGCAGTGCTGCGgctggtgtctctgcggtTGACACGAGCGGGACTCCTGCACAGACCCATGGCTCTGTGATTTCGTCCAGCGATCTGGGGCGGGACCAGGAAGGAATTTTTTGGCagcagggagaggaaactTCCGAGACAAACAACGGTTCACCACTCGCCGGATCGGATGTGGAGGTCGGTCCGTCATctcgagaagcgacaggcaGTGGTCCTGCATTCGCTGGCAACAAAGAGGAGACCGGACCCCCCCTCGAGGACCGAAAGGGTCCGGGGGAATCAGGACAGACACGCCTGGATGCCGTAGATTCTTCAAGCTCGACTCTGCCCCACGGTCAGGAAAAAAACGTCACTGGAGACGTGGCAGCGAGCGGGGGACTGAGCAGAGATGAGAGTGGCGGCTCTAGTGGACTTTCGAGAGGCGGAAGATTTTCCCGCTATGCGGGCGACTTGGTGCTAAAAAGGTCTGCATCACTGGATGGTGAGACCAAAGGAGAGTGGCGCCCAGTCCGGCACGAAGGAAAGGGAACAGGGCTTCCCCCGTATGCGGGCAGTGGAGGAAACGACCACCATGACAGCCCCCCGTCAGACACAG GCGCTGCGGCTCTCTTTGCACCAGCCCTTTATCGCCGCATGTGCCTGAAGGTCCTCGTCCATGACGAATCTGCGCGGTTATTCGCCGTACTTTTGCTCCATCATCTCGAATGGCCAACGTTCACAAAGTACCGTCTGGGAACTGCTATGTTTATCAACAACCTCCGGAGGAAAGCTTCGAGTTTCGACGAACACCGGGACCCGCAGTATGCCTTCTTGGATTGGTGTCCGCTCCACAAAATCGCAACGAGAGGT TTGAGCTATCTTCGGACTCGCGTCCACCGGCGCTCCGACCTCCGGATGATTAAGCGGGAGCTGATGACCTCGAGTCGAGAGTTCAGTTACAGTCTACGTCACTTGCCTGCGGTGCGGAAGCAAGTGAGCTCCCGCACGGGCTTGTTTCAGGCGCTACTCGTCACCTGGGACCTTTTTGCGACGTCCATTGTGAAGTTCAAGCTTTTCGAAGTCGAGGACCCATCGGCACTCACGACGCTTGGCCAACAGTCGCGCTACTTCATGGATCTCGCCAAGCACGTACTTGATCTGTGGTTCAGCGAACGGGCGTTCTTCGTCCCCCTGATGTGGGCCTATGGAAGCTTCGCACCCGTCGTCAATGATGCCCCGTTCCGCCG GCCGCAGCAGAGCACGAGTATTCTACTGATGGACGGCATGCGTGACTATCTTTTTGGGGAGCGTCCACACCATCAAATGGGGGCAGGGATGCTGTATACGAGCCGTCAGCTGGACGCTCTTCGCTGGCTGGAGAACCACGTGAAGGATGCCGTTTACCATAAGCTTCGAAAGGCGTTGCGTCGCTTCCAGGGATTCCCGATGGTGTCTTCATCGTCGACATTGTTTGACCGGGAGCGCCGTTCGCCGTTCGTTTCGGAGAACGTGCCGTTTGTCGATCATTTTCCGGCGCTTTTCCGGGACAAACGTCTCCCGACGGTCCAAGTCACGGGGTACTTCCTGCGAGGCGAGCGGGGGGACGAAGTAAAGGCGGGGGTTTTCGGCGACAATATCGCAGACGAACGCATGGAAGAGTTGATGGCGGGTCTTCCGGCCCACAGCGCTCTGCTCCAGCTGACCATGGTTGACGCATGGGCGTGGACTAGATGCGACGACTACGAAGACGCCTCACACGGAGACGGGGGGGCGCATCGGAACCACACTGCCTTGACCGGGCAGAGCTGGGCACCGTGTCCAAAGGGGTCTCAGGACTTCGCAGTGCCTCTTGGGCGCTACCTTCCTGTCAGCACAGCTTCGCAGCTCCTCAACATCGAGCTGAGGTGGGATCCGTCGCTGCTGAATGCAGCGGGGCGAACAGTAATTCTCCTGAACGACATCGTCGACCTTGACAGCGCCAGCGTGCAGAGTGCAGAAGCGGATCCGGCGACGGACTTGGATATCCACGCagtgctgcttcttcctgttcaaGACTTCACCAGCACTGAAGACGTGCGGCGCGATGTCGTTCGCCTAGTCTCTTGCCACACACCCTGCCATCTGTATGCCAAATCGTCGCAACCGAGCGGGATACTCGACCCGTCGCGCGTCAAGATTCTCGGGACGGCTCGGTGGGTCGGCAGCGATCAGCCACGGCTCCTGTTGGGGGAGTTCGGCCGCGGGATCTCGTCGCAAGGCGTCCAAGGATCTCTCGACCTGCTCGAAAAGGGACACATTCTCGTCCACATTTCAATCACCGGTGTTGCCAGAGCGCCCCGGAAGCCCGAGGACGCAACCTCAGACAAAAGCCCCCAGgcagcggctgcggcggACGGAGCAAGCCCAGGTTCAGCGAACGGGCAAGGCAACGGGAAAAGCACGCCGCGAGACAGGCATGGCGTTTCtggtggaggcggcgaagcTGGACTGGGAGCGCACCCCGCGACTGGCTGGGGTATCACAGCGAAAGAGGCCTTCCGCAGGCTGATGCGCCGCACGCATGGAGGGCCCGCTCGCGTTGTGTATATACAACTGTCTGCCGAGGAGTTGCGAAAG GccaaggtggacaagaagaaacagcgcCGTGGAGGTCGCATCCCGTGGGTTGCTGTGGCCATCTCGAACATGTGTGtagtttttttctttctgatAATCTTCATGTATCTCCAGTGGCGTAGACATGTGGACTTGCCCTGGTGGCTCAAATGTGTGTGTACGAGTGCGGCTCCGTGGGTGGAGGAAGACGATTCTTCGGAGGCTGCCGACAGCGACAACCCCGTAGAGTCGTGCGACACTTGTGAAGATTCTTCTTCAGAGGACGATCGCTCTTACTCGTCAGCAGTGGATCCGGACGGTTTCGCGAAATACAGGAGAGAACGGTCCGCGTCCATCGGTTCCTGTGGCTTAGCAGGCAGCGATCTATCCAGGGCGAGCCGCTACCCGACCGCGGCGTCCGTGCCCCGGAAAGGGGGGTCTGGCCCGTACGATTCTTATTTTCAGTCGCCTCTTTCGCTTGCTCCGTTTGTGACGGAGCTCTCTTCTACGTCGGCGGCACTGCGGGATTTCTCGGGGAACGTAGGAATGCCTTTGGGCACCTGGTCTGGCAGCGCGTATCGCTCGCCGCTCTGTATGCTGTACAGGACCCAGCTCCCCCATCTGGAGTGGGCGATGCGCGAGCGAGGAAGTGCACACGCTTCGTTTCCCAGACTCCCGTCCACTTCTTTGTACGCCAGAGGTGGCTACGGCGGTCGGCATATGAGTACCGAATTCTGGTGGCCATCTTGGAATAAAGCGGTCCGCAGCAACACGGCTGGCGGGAAAATTGAGGGGGGGCGCCGGCCTGCTAACACATTTCCAGGCACTCTTGAGGACGGGGACGAAACAGACGATGCGGGCACACCCGAACAAGTAGAAAACGATCTGTGTTCGGGggctggagaggagaggctagagaaagagagggcagagaaggtCAAGGATGAGGAGGGGGAGAAAGTagagacggaggagatgGAGGAGAAGCACGGAACTGCGGAGGGATGCGACTATGAACTCGTCGTGAGATTTGTGGACTCTCGCGAACGCAGGAGCTCGTGGGTATAA
- a CDS encoding plasma membrane protein 62D16 (encoded by transcript TGME49_311755), with protein sequence MGCKQSVAFKETRKVAIERPSPLSFSSFSETPEKHSCRQVTVSQSEKDEQRQSLNRAVTLRGISTSEGLTASAESHEHESSAPPSLEARSKATTGTARSCFVSAKTFRRSGVNCSGEQKFSEQPPCETGASLCKFPNSRMSGCGTQAAFFGEVRHMPSFLGTVQMHNTGEQCHSETPGPENQAEEGGCCISRMQSNLDTDRVLSPHQKTCENPPVSTRSREEEPQNSKKEGCVARFQVNCAEVSCTNPDIDGAYPTQSPSRELKEFISLYYSAKQRPAADSWAVRKPGQLYRDLNRK encoded by the coding sequence ATGGGGTGCAAGCAGAGCGTAGCATTCAAAGAGACTCGAAAGGTTGCGATCGAACgcccttctcctctctccttttcttctttttctgaaaCGCCTGAGAAGCACTCGTGTAGACAGGTCACTGTCTCGCAATCTGAGAAGgacgaacagagacaaagcCTTAACAGAGCAGTTACTTTGCGGGGGATCTCTACTTCTGAAGGTCTTACAGCCTCAGCTGAGTCCCACGAGCACGAATCCTCAgcccctccttctcttgaAGCTCGCTCAAAAGCAACAACCGGTACTGCCCGTAGCTGCTTTGTGTCGGCAAAAACTTTTCGAAGATCAGGTGTGAATTGTTCTGGAGAACAGAAGTTTTCCGAACAGCCACCATGCGAAACGGGTGCATCTCTGTGCAAGTTTCCGAATTCTCGTATGTCTGGCTGTGGAACACAGGCAGCATTTTTTGGAGAAGTGCGGCATATGCCATCATTTTTGGGAACGGTTCAGATGCACAACACGGGAGAGCAGTGCCACTCTGAAACACCGGGACCTGAAAAtcaggcagaagaaggaggatgTTGCATTTCCAGAATGCAGTCAAACCTCGACACAGACCGTGTGCTGTCACCACATCAGAAAACATGCGAAAATCCGCCGGTGTCCACGAGAAGTCGTGAGGAAGAACCCCAAAATAGCAAGAAAGAAGGCTGTGTCGCGCGGTTTCAGGTGAATTGCGCTGAAGTTTCATGTACCAATCCTGATATCGATGGCGCTTATCCTACACAATCACCATCAAGGGAATTGAAAGAATTTATATCCCTTTACTATTCAGCCAAGCAGAGGCCTGCCGCAGACTCCTGGGCCGTGCGTAAGCCAGGACAGCTTTACAGGGATTTGAACAGAAAATAA
- a CDS encoding hypothetical protein (encoded by transcript TGME49_311760), protein MPRVSQGGGPGADASCPSSLTSFAKGEAGSERTLAPDFEGKSALRSSSCGRGLQERQDAPWLSLVRPSHVSPFLLDERFQNVDVPCYELSSSPKSSLAQTPGGVQSIGTGLLRHPSDSRDGPHDEVLESIINARCFVGVNMSAVACTASQAEAFSRRGAAAGAARVSLRRVPGVSKLAVEDDQDDIVDTEEKAGGSSRHESETSPGCSSTLKKDAAADRPLAAGKSRREISAKCLLLPFFSASVDLASRAIIHIYTSAAKGSTGASTHEAEGRDPGQNIFMWIERKSMKLAFVRSKAYGDFRTWYCAGTPGSECSDCASLGAKSPLSTGQRMHLSMPEIIPPVVKTSFGGFGAGRVRAGPPHQWTWKGEKVMMPLPPKELLAPRNHWRRAGTDDGRLEGWTEEQLEVRVVVRRRPAAGIRGCVRRMSKKVTFSLDTADKFSRDGDEDDKQSLAGSVSTPASDCTTGHLLGGDGSVLRTGREWREDGRLSRRSSSAADEHGRRSSRSMSRNSDTSQDGTLSSSSRQGRPRNGSRRRRGLSPLPLLLDLLGEDEPLLSRVVLEPQLDGNEAAGSRPNPGAGGSGWDGDISLAAGSTPGGPSCVSRGLYHPLDRPETLFPQARARHLRRQFCRHRSAPGGSPLSWPALSGEFSKCPGMLLPLSAATPQAQPGVRTAPTSCSSSDSAWGVAENVVSGSETVSLQLDAVLGPRTGRKRHSLPVWKQRADPAPKGPFENRPSRLSRFLSHWKLSSVTTMSLEEPDPPPASAAGLKCGLMEADLSGRQVMELSDILSRNRGAESGTGTGGGNRRTHIQLGGLSEREAETDGEWRRFSEEASTTPRTREGSESTVSRAPRHGGGTDTSVGAATVDVERLSSDGRNVALCEASQKSCKGVAVSAGSDNVTARRGRRSRVAKDGELESQPDPPKLEEPDTAVIEASECAGPKTATDRRESARKKGSLLDNARAAGGVMRKFMSLLKKERRNTSRA, encoded by the coding sequence ATGCCGCGGGTTTCGCAGGGAGGTGGGCCTGGCGCAGACGCCAGCTGTCCGAGCTCGCTGACGAGCTTTGCAAAAGGCGAGGCAGGTTCTGAGCGGACCCTTGCCCCGGATTTCGAGGGGAAGTCGGCGCTGCGCTCGTCGTCCTGCGGGCGTGGTCTGCAGGAGCGACAGGATGCGCCATGGCTGTCACTCGTTCGTCCCAGTCACGTgagtccttttcttcttgatGAACGGTTCCAGAACGTCGACGTTCCATGTTACGAGCTTTCGAGCTCTCCAAAGTCTTCTCTGGCGCAGACTCCAGGGGGGGTTCAGAGCATCGGTACTGGCCTTCTTCGCCACCCATCTGACTCGCGGGACGGGCCCCACGATGAGGTATTGGAGTCTATCATCAACGCCAGATGCTTCGTGGGCGTCAACATGAGCGCTGTTGCGTGCACAGCCTCCCAGGCAGAAGCCTTTTCTCGGAGGGGCGCAGCGGCCGGCGCCGCCCGGGTTTCTCTGCGCCGCGTCCCCGGCGTGTCTAAACTCGCCGTGGAGGACGACCAAGATGACATCGTAGACACCGAGGAAAAAGCCGGAGGCTCCTCTCGACATGAGTCGGAAACGAGCCCCGGGTGTTCCTCTACGTTGAAGAAGGACGCGGCTGCTGACCGGCCACTGGCTGCAGGAAAGTCGAGGCGCGAGATTTCTGCGAAGTGTCTGCTGCtgccgtttttctccgcgtcCGTCGACTTGGCTTCGCGTGCCATCATCCACATCTACACTTCAGCCGCTAAAGGCTCCACGGGGGCGTCGACCCACGAGGCGGAGGGCCGAGACCCTGGCCAGAATATCTTTATGTGGATCGAACGGAAGAGCATGAAGCTTGCTTTTGTCCGGTCAAAGGCGTACGGCGACTTTCGGACATGGTACTGCGCTGGTACCCCAGGTTCGGAATGTTCGGACTGCGCGTCTCTGGGTGCGAAGTCTCCCCTGAGCACCGGTCAGCGGATGCACCTGTCGATGCCGGAAATCATACCTCCTGTGGTGAAGACCTCTTTCGGCGGCTTCGGAGCCGGGCGAGTCCGAGCAGGTCCACCGCACCAGTGGACCTGGAAAGGTGAGAAGGTGATGATGCCGCTGCCTCCGAAGGAGCTTCTTGCCCCCAGAAACCACTGGCGACGAGCCGGAACCGACGATGGCCGACTCGAAGGGTGGACGGAGGAGCAACTCGAAGTTCGCGTGGTGGTGCGCCGGCGGCCTGCCGCGGGGATCCGCGGATGTGTACGGCGCATGTCGAAGAAAGTCACCTTTTCTCTGGACACGGCCGACAAATTCTCGAGAGACGGGGACGAGGATGACAAACAGTCGTTGGCCGGATCCGTGTCGACTCCGGCCTCCGACTGCACGACAGGCCACCTCCTGGGAGGCGATGGGAGCGTCCTGCGAACGGGACGCGAGtggcgagaagacggaagacTCTCAAGACGGTCCTCCTCCGCAGCGGACGAACACGGACGCCGCTCATCACGGAGCATGTCTCGCAACAGCGACACCAGCCAAGACGGCACACTCTCCTCGAGCTCCCGCCAAGGCCGGCCCCGAAACGGGTCCCGCCGGAGGCGAGGCCTTTCACCGCTCCCTCTTTTGTTGGATTTGCTCGGCGAAGACGAGCCGCTGTTGTCGCGAGTCGTCTTAGAGCCCCAGCTCGATGGGAACGAAGCGGCCGGCTCGCGCCCGAACCCGGGAGCGGGAGGTTCCGGCTGGGACGGAGATATTTCGCTGGCGGCCGGGTCGACTCCAGGGGGGCCTTCGTGTGTCTCTAGAGGTTTGTACCATCCCCTGGACCGGCCGGAGACTCTGTTTCCCCAGGCTCGTGCGCGCCATTTGCGTCGCCAGTTCTGTCGGCACCGGTCAGCCCCCGGCGGAAGCCCGCTGTCGTGGCCTGCATTGAGTGGAGAGTTTTCCAAGTGCCCTGGGATGTTGCTGCCGCTCTCAGCTGCGACTCCGCAGGCGCAGCCGGGTGTGAGGACGGCCCCTACCTCGTGCTCCAGCAGCGACAGTGCCTGGGGCGTCGCTGAAAACGTGGTAAGTGGGAGCGAGACTGTTTCTTTACAGCTGGACGCCGTCCTCGGTCCGCGCacgggaagaaagaggcacTCGCTGCCGGTGTGGAAGCAGCGGGCGGACCCTGCGCCGAAAGGACCCTTCGAGAACCGGCCAAGTCGCCTCTCCAGATTTCTGTCTCACTGGAAGCTGTCTTCGGTGACCACAATGAGTTTGGAAGAGCCGGATCCGCCGCCGGCGTCGGCTGCCGGCCTTAAGTGTGGTTTGATGGAGGCCGATCTGTCAGGCCGGCAAGTGATGGAACTCTCCGACATCCTCAGTAGGAACCGAGGGGCGGAGAGTGGCACCGGGACAGGCGGAGGCAACCGCCGGACACATATTCAGCTTGGAGGTTTGTCGGAGcgcgaagccgagacagaTGGAGAGTGGAGACGATTCTCGGAAGAAGCAAGTACGACGCCGAGAACCCGGGAAGGATCGGAGAGCACCGTGTCTCGCGCGCCACGGCACGGAGGGGGCACCGACACAAGTGTTGGGGCGGCCACCGTTGACGTCGAGCGGCTGTCCAGTGATGGCAGGAATGTCGCTCTGTGTGAAGCGTCACAGAAGTCTTGCAAGGGAGTCGCTGTCAGTGCTGGTTCTGACAATGTAACCGCGAGGCGGGGCAGACGCAGTAGAGTGGCGAAGGACGGTGAACTGGAAAGCCAACCTGATCCGCCGAAGCTGGAAGAACCAGACACAGCCGTGATAGAGGCTTCAGAGTGTGCTGGACCCAAGACAGCCACCGACAGGCGAGAGTCGGCCAGAAAGAAAGGCTCGCTGTTGGATAACGCCCGGGCCGCCGGAGGGGTTATGCGGAAATTTATGTCACtactgaagaaagagagacgaaataCAAGTCGAGCGTAG